From a region of the Mauremys mutica isolate MM-2020 ecotype Southern chromosome 12, ASM2049712v1, whole genome shotgun sequence genome:
- the RXRB gene encoding retinoic acid receptor RXR-beta isoform X3, translating to MISSAMTSSINSPVSSLGSPFPVISSSLGSPGLPATPSSGYGPVSSPQINSTVNLSGMHSVSSSEDVKPPLGVRGLPCHPHGGMMPGKRLCAICGDRSSGKHYGVYSCEGCKGFFKRTIRKDLTYTCRDNKDCIVDKRQRNRCQYCRYQKCLATGMKREAVQEERQRGKEKDGEGDFAGGVNEEMPVEKILEAELAVEQKSDQSVDGSGTGGSSPNDPVTNICQAADKQLFTLVEWAKRIPHFSELPLDDQVILLRAGWNELLIASFSHRSISVKDGILLATGLHVHRNSAHSAGVGAIFDRVLTELVSKMRDMRMDKTELGCLRAIILFNPDAKGLSNPGEVELLREKVYASLESYCKQKYPEQQGRFAKLLLRLPALRSIGLKCLEHLFFFKLIGDTPIDTFLMEMLEAPHQLS from the exons ATGATCAGCTCGGCCATGACCTCCTCCATCAACTCGCCCGTCAGCAGtttgggctcccccttccccgtcATCAGCTCGTCCCTGGGGtcccctgggctcccagccacgccCTCCAGCGGCTATGGCCCCGTAAGCAGCCCCCAG ATTAACTCCACTGTGAACCTGTCGGGCATGCACTCCGTCAGCAGCTCGGAAGACGTCAAGCCCCCCCTGGGCGTGCGGGGTCTGCCGTGCCACCCCCACGGTGGCATGATGCCGGGGAAGCGCCTCTGTGCCATCTGTGGGGACAGATCATCAG ggaAGCACTACGGCGTGTACAGCTGCGAGGGCTGCAAGGGTTTCTTCAAGCGCACGATCCGCAAGGACCTGACCTACACGTGCCGGGATAACAAGGACTGCATCGTGGACAAGCGCCAGCGTAACCGCTGCCAGTACTGCCGCTACCAGAAATGCCTGGCCACTGGCATGAAGAGGGAAG cggTGCAGGAGGAGCGGCAGCGGGGGAAGGAGAAGGACGGCGAGGGGGATTTTGCAGGCGGTGTGAATGAGGAGATGCCGGTGGAGAAGATCCTGGAGGCAGAGCTGGCCGTGGAGCAGAAATCGGACCAAAGCGTCGATGGCTCTGGCACCGGGGGCAGCTCG CCAAACGACCCGGTGACCAACATCTGCCAGGCGGCCGACAAGCAGCTCTTCACGCTGGTGGAGTGGGCCAAGCGCATCCCTCACTTCTCAGAGCTGCCTCTGGATGACCAGGTCATCCTGCTGCGGGCGG gctggaaCGAGCTCCTCATCGCGTCCTTCTCGCACCGCTCCATCTCGGTGAAGGACGGGATCCTGCTGGCCACGGGGCTGCACGTGCATCGCAACAGCGCCCACAGCGCCGGCGTGGGGGCCATCTTCGACAG ggtgCTGACTGAGCTGGTCTCCAAGATGCGGGACATGCGGATGGACAAGACGGAGCTCGGCTGCCTCCGGGCCATCATCCTCTTCAACCCGG ATGCCAAGGGGCTGTCGAACCCTGGGGAGGTGGAGCTGCTGCGGGAGAAGGTCTACGCGTCTCTGGAGTCCTACTGCAAGCAGAAGTATCCCGAGCAGCAGGGCAG attcgccaagctgctgctgcgccTACCGGCCCTGCGCTCCATCGGGCTGAAGTGCTTGGAGCATCTCTTCTTCTTCAAGCTCATCGGGGACACCCCCATCGACACCTTCCTCATGGAGATGCTGGAGGCCCCCCACCAGCTGTCCTGA
- the RXRB gene encoding retinoic acid receptor RXR-beta isoform X1 codes for MGDRGRDCRSPDSSSLSSSPPPELSAPLHPSMISSAMTSSINSPVSSLGSPFPVISSSLGSPGLPATPSSGYGPVSSPQINSTVNLSGMHSVSSSEDVKPPLGVRGLPCHPHGGMMPGKRLCAICGDRSSGKHYGVYSCEGCKGFFKRTIRKDLTYTCRDNKDCIVDKRQRNRCQYCRYQKCLATGMKREAVQEERQRGKEKDGEGDFAGGVNEEMPVEKILEAELAVEQKSDQSVDGSGTGGSSPNDPVTNICQAADKQLFTLVEWAKRIPHFSELPLDDQVILLRAGWNELLIASFSHRSISVKDGILLATGLHVHRNSAHSAGVGAIFDRVLTELVSKMRDMRMDKTELGCLRAIILFNPDAKGLSNPGEVELLREKVYASLESYCKQKYPEQQGRFAKLLLRLPALRSIGLKCLEHLFFFKLIGDTPIDTFLMEMLEAPHQLS; via the exons ATGGGAGACCGCGGCcgcg ACTGCAGGAGCCCCGACAGTTCGTCTCTGAGCTCATCACCCCCACCGGAGCTCTCGGCCCCACTTCACCCCTCCATGATCAGCTCGGCCATGACCTCCTCCATCAACTCGCCCGTCAGCAGtttgggctcccccttccccgtcATCAGCTCGTCCCTGGGGtcccctgggctcccagccacgccCTCCAGCGGCTATGGCCCCGTAAGCAGCCCCCAG ATTAACTCCACTGTGAACCTGTCGGGCATGCACTCCGTCAGCAGCTCGGAAGACGTCAAGCCCCCCCTGGGCGTGCGGGGTCTGCCGTGCCACCCCCACGGTGGCATGATGCCGGGGAAGCGCCTCTGTGCCATCTGTGGGGACAGATCATCAG ggaAGCACTACGGCGTGTACAGCTGCGAGGGCTGCAAGGGTTTCTTCAAGCGCACGATCCGCAAGGACCTGACCTACACGTGCCGGGATAACAAGGACTGCATCGTGGACAAGCGCCAGCGTAACCGCTGCCAGTACTGCCGCTACCAGAAATGCCTGGCCACTGGCATGAAGAGGGAAG cggTGCAGGAGGAGCGGCAGCGGGGGAAGGAGAAGGACGGCGAGGGGGATTTTGCAGGCGGTGTGAATGAGGAGATGCCGGTGGAGAAGATCCTGGAGGCAGAGCTGGCCGTGGAGCAGAAATCGGACCAAAGCGTCGATGGCTCTGGCACCGGGGGCAGCTCG CCAAACGACCCGGTGACCAACATCTGCCAGGCGGCCGACAAGCAGCTCTTCACGCTGGTGGAGTGGGCCAAGCGCATCCCTCACTTCTCAGAGCTGCCTCTGGATGACCAGGTCATCCTGCTGCGGGCGG gctggaaCGAGCTCCTCATCGCGTCCTTCTCGCACCGCTCCATCTCGGTGAAGGACGGGATCCTGCTGGCCACGGGGCTGCACGTGCATCGCAACAGCGCCCACAGCGCCGGCGTGGGGGCCATCTTCGACAG ggtgCTGACTGAGCTGGTCTCCAAGATGCGGGACATGCGGATGGACAAGACGGAGCTCGGCTGCCTCCGGGCCATCATCCTCTTCAACCCGG ATGCCAAGGGGCTGTCGAACCCTGGGGAGGTGGAGCTGCTGCGGGAGAAGGTCTACGCGTCTCTGGAGTCCTACTGCAAGCAGAAGTATCCCGAGCAGCAGGGCAG attcgccaagctgctgctgcgccTACCGGCCCTGCGCTCCATCGGGCTGAAGTGCTTGGAGCATCTCTTCTTCTTCAAGCTCATCGGGGACACCCCCATCGACACCTTCCTCATGGAGATGCTGGAGGCCCCCCACCAGCTGTCCTGA
- the RXRB gene encoding retinoic acid receptor RXR-beta isoform X2 encodes MGDRGRDCRSPDSSSLSSSPPPELSAPLHPSMISSAMTSSINSPVSSLGSPFPVISSSLGSPGLPATPSSGYGPINSTVNLSGMHSVSSSEDVKPPLGVRGLPCHPHGGMMPGKRLCAICGDRSSGKHYGVYSCEGCKGFFKRTIRKDLTYTCRDNKDCIVDKRQRNRCQYCRYQKCLATGMKREAVQEERQRGKEKDGEGDFAGGVNEEMPVEKILEAELAVEQKSDQSVDGSGTGGSSPNDPVTNICQAADKQLFTLVEWAKRIPHFSELPLDDQVILLRAGWNELLIASFSHRSISVKDGILLATGLHVHRNSAHSAGVGAIFDRVLTELVSKMRDMRMDKTELGCLRAIILFNPDAKGLSNPGEVELLREKVYASLESYCKQKYPEQQGRFAKLLLRLPALRSIGLKCLEHLFFFKLIGDTPIDTFLMEMLEAPHQLS; translated from the exons ATGGGAGACCGCGGCcgcg ACTGCAGGAGCCCCGACAGTTCGTCTCTGAGCTCATCACCCCCACCGGAGCTCTCGGCCCCACTTCACCCCTCCATGATCAGCTCGGCCATGACCTCCTCCATCAACTCGCCCGTCAGCAGtttgggctcccccttccccgtcATCAGCTCGTCCCTGGGGtcccctgggctcccagccacgccCTCCAGCGGCTATGGCCCC ATTAACTCCACTGTGAACCTGTCGGGCATGCACTCCGTCAGCAGCTCGGAAGACGTCAAGCCCCCCCTGGGCGTGCGGGGTCTGCCGTGCCACCCCCACGGTGGCATGATGCCGGGGAAGCGCCTCTGTGCCATCTGTGGGGACAGATCATCAG ggaAGCACTACGGCGTGTACAGCTGCGAGGGCTGCAAGGGTTTCTTCAAGCGCACGATCCGCAAGGACCTGACCTACACGTGCCGGGATAACAAGGACTGCATCGTGGACAAGCGCCAGCGTAACCGCTGCCAGTACTGCCGCTACCAGAAATGCCTGGCCACTGGCATGAAGAGGGAAG cggTGCAGGAGGAGCGGCAGCGGGGGAAGGAGAAGGACGGCGAGGGGGATTTTGCAGGCGGTGTGAATGAGGAGATGCCGGTGGAGAAGATCCTGGAGGCAGAGCTGGCCGTGGAGCAGAAATCGGACCAAAGCGTCGATGGCTCTGGCACCGGGGGCAGCTCG CCAAACGACCCGGTGACCAACATCTGCCAGGCGGCCGACAAGCAGCTCTTCACGCTGGTGGAGTGGGCCAAGCGCATCCCTCACTTCTCAGAGCTGCCTCTGGATGACCAGGTCATCCTGCTGCGGGCGG gctggaaCGAGCTCCTCATCGCGTCCTTCTCGCACCGCTCCATCTCGGTGAAGGACGGGATCCTGCTGGCCACGGGGCTGCACGTGCATCGCAACAGCGCCCACAGCGCCGGCGTGGGGGCCATCTTCGACAG ggtgCTGACTGAGCTGGTCTCCAAGATGCGGGACATGCGGATGGACAAGACGGAGCTCGGCTGCCTCCGGGCCATCATCCTCTTCAACCCGG ATGCCAAGGGGCTGTCGAACCCTGGGGAGGTGGAGCTGCTGCGGGAGAAGGTCTACGCGTCTCTGGAGTCCTACTGCAAGCAGAAGTATCCCGAGCAGCAGGGCAG attcgccaagctgctgctgcgccTACCGGCCCTGCGCTCCATCGGGCTGAAGTGCTTGGAGCATCTCTTCTTCTTCAAGCTCATCGGGGACACCCCCATCGACACCTTCCTCATGGAGATGCTGGAGGCCCCCCACCAGCTGTCCTGA